CCACTTTACTTCTCCCCCTCGATCCCCATACTCACCCAGCCTGTTGGAAACGTATCACCTTTTGAGGGCAACAAAATCACCCAGGGCGCAAAAGGCTTAATCAAGTAAGCAAATAACGGCTGATTCGCAGGATTTTGAATCTGAGGAAGAGAAAGTCGCTTCCCCCTTGCTGCTTGCAACAGACATAACCTCCTCGGGTTTATGGGCATTGGTGGTCGAGAAACCAAAAGTATGGATAGATATAAATAAGGTTATCTGTGaaatggaagaaaaaaaaaagaaaaaaaagcaaagctCACCGGCCAACCCGCAGGGTGACCAGTTACGAAAGCCGTTCCGGGGTCAAACGGCTTTGCTTCGGAGGGCACTCGAACTGGGGCTGTCCGAATCCCCATGGGGGGGATATGAGTGGgcgccagccagccagcccactTGACCATTTGGCCAGTCGGATAgtgggctgctgttggaaggtaggtgtgggaggtggtaTATGTACTATGGGAAGGAGCGGGTGGGAAGAGCTAATGAGAAGATGCAATGGGAAAGAGCAAGCCGGAGTTAAGAATCGGGCAGGTGTGGGAAACGATGATAGAGAAAGGGACGGCGGGATCACGAAAATCCAGGTCAACTTGGAAGATAAGCTCGCCCGTGCTAGTCGGAATGGAGGACTGGAATCCAGCGTCAGCTCTGGCTGGGGCCGGTGGACTGGGCGACCCAGAAGAGCGGCAGAATGGGCAACGTAACGCGCGATGCTGGCGGTTAGGAGACTTAAGAGGCTGCCTTGCTGTCATCCATTTGGTCAGTTCAGTTGATGAAATGTTGTCGCTCCCCTATCTTGGAGCACATTCTTGTCCTTTGCTATGCCCAACATTTGGGCTGGCACTTCTTCGTCTCGTGTGTTCTTGGAACCAGACATCCCCCTTGAGGCTGATAATGAGTTGGTTGATGACATCGCCAAAGTGAAACCCAACAGCGGTGGAACTGAGAAGGCTGTGAACCAAAACCATGTGTTGCCTTGATCATGCGCTATTGTTGAGGCAGCCCACAATATTTAGTAAGCTGATCTTGACCAAAAATCCCGAGTCCCCTTTCATTGACTCCTCATCATTGTTGCTCTCGTCCTGACTCGGCCTTCCTTTTTGTTATTCATATGGGAACTCTTAAACAGGCTATGAACATCGGGTAAGGAAGTGGATGCGGCGGCTGTTGAGCCAGGGACGGCAAAAGCCGACAAGAAAGCACAGCAGCTGAATAGAGGTTTTCGTCATGGCCATCAATTTTGCGCCTTAGCCATGCCACAGAAGAAATACAGCATGTAGACCTTCAGCTCTTTTTGAGCGGGTTGCGGAGGATGTCATGGCCAATGCAGAGAGTGCCTGTCTCATGACTGAAGTATGGAATTGGGAAGGCCGCTTGGTCATGAGAGCGTTGTTGCGAGTTTGGAGCCGCTCTTCCACACGAGTGCTTCAGCTGATTGGGAGGGCCATGTAAAAGTATGTCTAGCAAGATGAGATCGTCTTTGGAAGAAAGTAAAAAGGTACATAACGGTATATCTGTGAAGAGCGTCGTGAGTAATCAACAAATCACCGAATCGTGAAAACATGGTACCGCGAACACCAGCGGAGGCGACTACACCCCAAGTTGTTCAAATAACAATATATACAGTACAGAACAACCAGCAGAAAACTCCCAACCATGCGccagaaacaccaccccaTGCCATGCCCACCCAGAAATAGTACATCCAGCAACAAAagctccccaacccaacccatcctATCCATgtcccatccaaccccaaactcccgAAAAAGTCTCTACCAATTCTTAAATAGTGAAGGCCCATACGGCACGTTGAAATCGCAATGGTACAAATCCACACTCCACTGCACCGCCAACAGACATGCCTCATCCCACTCGTATCCCGTCCTGAGCGAGTCCTGAaagatcttcttcacccttGGGTGTAAGATCAGTTTCCCGATGAAGGGCATCACCCCTTCACCAGGCCAGTCGGGATACACCGACACCGAGTTCAGCGCCGGGAACTTGTCAAGCCAGTCCAAAAACGGCTGCCCGTTGAACCTTTGGCCGTACTGGAAGGCGAAGCCGGCGTAGTTGAAGAAGTAAAGCCCAAGGTGCTCTATCTTCTCCGACTCCATCCAAACAAACGCCTCCGCCGGCACAACGATGCTCTCGAGCCCCACGACTGGGCACCAGAGGTGGCGCTGGCGAACCGCCCACCTCTGCTCGACCGCGAGCTCGAGCACCCGCAAGCTTCCTTCGCGCGCGGCCGGCACCGCAAGCAAGCGCCCCAGAAGTCCCACATCGATCGCACAGCGCGACCGGAACAGCTCCAAGTTCGGCAACTTTGGGAGCTTGCCTTCGTCAAACTCCAAACCCATCTCCTGGGAGTGGAGAGGGTGTCTCGCCTCAGCCCCGTCCATGACGGTGAATAGGTAATTGTGGGCAATTACCGGGTTCATCGTCATGATCTCGATCTTTTCCATGCTCTCCGTCATGGGGGGAAAGATGCGAGGCAGGAGAATGGTCCCCTGGGTGTGGGCTTCGATGTCCATTGCCGGACCGAACGAAGCGTGCTTGAGCTGTCGCCAGCCCTGGGGAGTGGGTTGACCGGGCGTCCACTCGAGCTGGAAGCCGTTCAAGCAGAACGCTTCCAGATTCGGCGTGGACGCCACGATCTCTGGCATTCGGAGCACGTGCTCctcggtgctggtgccggCCATGTCAATGTCGACCCATAGGCTCCGGAGCTTTGGCATTCTCACGGCCTCGATCGCCCGCTCAGGCATGCTGCCAGTTTGGACAAGGTCTAGAACCTCAAGCGTGTCCTTTGACAAATCAAGAAGTTGGACCAACAATGAGACTGGGGCCTGGTAGCCGTCCAGTGAAAGTTGGGCCAATCCAAGCTTTTGACTAGGACTGGGAGCTGGGTCCAACTCCTGGATGGTGTTGCAGCGGTGCGGGGCCGCagttttgatgatgaggcaTTGAAGGTTGGGAAGGCCAAAGAGAAGCATGTAAAGACGCTTGGCAGAGAGCCCAAAGCCTGATACTTCGTCTATGGTCAAGCTCTTCACTCCCTGGTGCCCCCTCAACCATGTGGCAAAAACACGGTTGCCAGGATTGCGCGGCTGGGCAAGACGAACTTCTTCCCAGAGCAACGTATCGTGCTTAATGATACGGTTCCATTTTTTGCTGACTCTGAGGGAGCGGATGACGTCGGAGGTGTCCAGGTGAGAGAAGATCTGACGAAGGAGTTCGAGTGGCAGTTTGGCTGCAGGGTCGCGAAGAGAGTCTTGGAGCTTCAGGCTGTGAGCCATGCGCATGAGAATCTGGTCGTATTCGTCATGGGCGTCATTGCGGTACTTTTCGGAGGTATTGTTCAGGCCGGCCTGAACAAGTTTCTTCATGAAAATATATaggcgggcggtggtgagccCAGCAtccttctcgagggttgcGAGTGTTCTCGCAATTTTAGGATTGACTCTCTTGGCTTTCTTTCCCTCTTTTTCGAGCTTAAGGATGAGCCGGATGGTCTTTGCGACGCGGCAATAGCCCTTTGACAGTTGTTAGTGATTTTTCCTGCAACTGGTCGACAAAAGAGACTTACAGCAGCAGAGATTGGGCGAAGGCGAATTATTCCGAGACCGGTCGTGATGGCAGAAACATAATGACCCTCAGTCTCCAAGGATTCGGTGAGGAGATCTATTGCCTCGAGATGTTTGGGCGAtgaacaagaaggccaagcAAAACCGCAAGAACAAGGACTATTCGCAACATCGTATATTGCGTCGAGATCCTTACTCCGGACGCCATTGACGAATTGCTTCAGGTGGCAAGACTTGTCTTTGCCATGCCGGACTTGCTTTGTGTTGCCCTTGTTGCAGCTACAAAAATCAATGGCCTGTTGATTGTTAGAAGGGAGTCTTGAATGAGATACCGATCTTGTGCGAAGTGAACCTACCGTGAGGATATCACCGATGGCTTCCTTGATCTCTTTCTTGGAGATAGAGGCACGCGCCTTGTTCAAGTGGTTCTCGATAGTCTGTTCGGACTGAGTCGTGCCGGAGGAACCAGAAGTCTCGGCCATCGTGAAGAAGGACGTCTGTGGAGCTGTGATGTTGGGAAAGAAAGTAGATTCcgagaaagaaagcaaatTCCGAGAGAAAAAATCAGGCAGTGTATATATGGCCGGTCGAAATGTGGCAGCTGACCTCGACTTCAAACGAAGGATTTGGTGAGAAGGAGCGATAAGACCAAGAAAAGATTCTTCGCAAGATTTCAAGAAGGCTAGCGGCTGATAACCCCTATCTCACAAGAGCACGCCTCTTTCGAACTTGGGCCGTCGTTATTCGAATTGCTGAAGCCTTCCTTAGAGGtttggaggtgaagaagatagAAAAAACCGTCTTTTGTGCCCTGATATTCGTGGTGAGAGGAGGTGACGAAATCGGAGTTGTGACAGCGAGTTGAGTCTTCTCAGCCCATGACCAATGACAA
The sequence above is a segment of the Podospora pseudocomata strain CBS 415.72m chromosome 2 map unlocalized CBS415.72m_2, whole genome shotgun sequence genome. Coding sequences within it:
- a CDS encoding uncharacterized protein (EggNog:ENOG503P4HR), with translation MAETSGSSGTTQSEQTIENHLNKARASISKKEIKEAIGDILTAIDFCSCNKGNTKQVRHGKDKSCHLKQFVNGVRSKDLDAIYDVANSPCSCGFAWPSCSSPKHLEAIDLLTESLETEGHYVSAITTGLGIIRLRPISAAGYCRVAKTIRLILKLEKEGKKAKRVNPKIARTLATLEKDAGLTTARLYIFMKKLVQAGLNNTSEKYRNDAHDEYDQILMRMAHSLKLQDSLRDPAAKLPLELLRQIFSHLDTSDVIRSLRVSKKWNRIIKHDTLLWEEVRLAQPRNPGNRVFATWLRGHQGVKSLTIDEVSGFGLSAKRLYMLLFGLPNLQCLIIKTAAPHRCNTIQELDPAPSPSQKLGLAQLSLDGYQAPVSLLVQLLDLSKDTLEVLDLVQTGSMPERAIEAVRMPKLRSLWVDIDMAGTSTEEHVLRMPEIVASTPNLEAFCLNGFQLEWTPGQPTPQGWRQLKHASFGPAMDIEAHTQGTILLPRIFPPMTESMEKIEIMTMNPVIAHNYLFTVMDGAEARHPLHSQEMGLEFDEGKLPKLPNLELFRSRCAIDVGLLGRLLAVPAAREGSLRVLELAVEQRWAVRQRHLWCPVVGLESIVVPAEAFVWMESEKIEHLGLYFFNYAGFAFQYGQRFNGQPFLDWLDKFPALNSVSVYPDWPGEGVMPFIGKLILHPRVKKIFQDSLRTGYEWDEACLLAVQWSVDLYHCDFNVPYGPSLFKNW